In a single window of the Bradyrhizobium erythrophlei genome:
- a CDS encoding porin encodes MKKYKLGVAAAAVAVVTHSAPAAADKLDQVLDRLAAIEQSNANLAKENAALRARLNRVESTKGAAPAVVLSAPSGRVAGAPATGGAPVPVKTSVFDLDANGHGYLEHKHGDPLTFYTPGGEITAYGNLDVSIEGTSKDVQPLNLNGATAPVGNFGWMPAISTNLSYLGVRGFQHLPGMESNFLYQLELGFDISATPGLKETNSNVSNTVNGALFNRNTFIGLGSPEWGAVKIGKTDAPYKNSTAAFNPFAGELGDYSVIMGNTGGDNRVEFGTRLDHAIWYESPSLGGFQLNALFAPGQNRDTDSSNIAAGESDCAGGNAPQSGGNLPVACNDGSFSNAVSANLSYTHGPFYATVAYERHEAVNRQSDITSIYGIVPTSAVGQTLFAENVAAEDALKVGALYHFSTGTTVGGIFEMMHRYVPADLAFQNERSRNGTWMFVSQELTNIDSIHFGWAHAFTAQGDPGQHNSSTLMTADGATYAPNLNAADMVTAAYKRKLSPNLTWYTAVAATFNGSSAHYDLGAGGRGVTTDCHDAFGADGGYDSTPHCYTGTTIVGISTGASWRF; translated from the coding sequence ATGAAAAAATACAAATTAGGGGTGGCCGCTGCCGCGGTGGCGGTCGTTACTCATTCTGCTCCGGCAGCTGCCGACAAGCTCGATCAGGTACTGGACCGGCTCGCGGCGATCGAGCAAAGCAACGCAAACTTGGCCAAGGAGAATGCCGCACTCAGGGCGCGGCTAAATCGCGTGGAATCGACAAAAGGCGCGGCCCCGGCCGTAGTCCTGTCTGCCCCCTCCGGCCGTGTGGCCGGCGCCCCCGCGACCGGCGGTGCACCGGTACCGGTGAAGACCTCTGTATTTGATCTGGACGCCAACGGGCACGGCTATCTCGAGCACAAGCATGGCGACCCCCTGACATTCTACACGCCAGGAGGCGAGATCACTGCCTACGGCAATCTCGATGTTTCGATCGAGGGCACATCGAAGGATGTCCAGCCCTTGAACTTGAACGGCGCCACGGCACCGGTCGGGAATTTCGGATGGATGCCGGCAATCTCGACGAACCTTTCCTATCTCGGTGTTCGCGGCTTTCAACACCTGCCCGGCATGGAATCCAACTTCCTCTATCAGCTCGAACTCGGTTTCGATATTTCGGCGACGCCCGGCCTGAAGGAAACCAACAGCAATGTGAGCAACACCGTCAACGGCGCGCTGTTCAACCGCAACACCTTTATCGGTTTAGGATCGCCGGAGTGGGGCGCGGTCAAGATCGGCAAGACGGATGCGCCATACAAAAACTCGACGGCCGCGTTCAACCCGTTCGCGGGCGAGCTCGGCGACTACAGCGTGATCATGGGCAATACCGGCGGCGATAACCGCGTCGAATTCGGCACCCGGCTCGATCACGCGATCTGGTACGAATCGCCCAGTCTGGGCGGCTTCCAGTTAAACGCCTTGTTTGCTCCGGGGCAGAATCGGGATACCGACAGCTCCAACATCGCGGCCGGAGAATCCGATTGCGCCGGCGGTAACGCCCCCCAGAGCGGCGGCAATCTGCCCGTTGCGTGTAACGACGGCTCCTTCAGCAACGCCGTCAGCGCCAATCTGAGCTACACGCACGGCCCGTTCTACGCCACTGTAGCCTATGAACGTCACGAGGCGGTCAACCGGCAGAGCGATATCACGTCCATCTACGGCATAGTCCCGACGAGTGCCGTTGGGCAGACGCTGTTCGCCGAGAACGTCGCGGCCGAAGATGCCCTCAAGGTGGGCGCACTGTATCATTTCTCCACCGGCACCACGGTCGGCGGTATCTTTGAAATGATGCATCGTTACGTTCCGGCCGACCTGGCATTCCAGAACGAGCGAAGCCGCAACGGCACGTGGATGTTCGTGAGCCAGGAACTGACCAACATCGACAGCATCCATTTCGGGTGGGCACACGCGTTCACGGCTCAAGGCGATCCCGGTCAGCACAACAGTTCAACGCTGATGACAGCTGACGGAGCCACCTATGCGCCAAACCTGAATGCGGCGGACATGGTGACGGCCGCGTACAAGAGAAAGCTGAGCCCGAACCTCACCTGGTACACCGCGGTTGCGGCGACCTTCAACGGCTCGAGCGCGCACTACGATCTCGGCGCGGGCGGCAGAGGCGTTACGACGGACTGCCACGACGCTTTCGGGGCGGATGGTGGCTACGATTCAACGCCGCACTGCTACACCGGCACCACGATCGTGGGTATCTCGACCGGCGCTTCCTGGAGGTTCTAG
- a CDS encoding LysR family transcriptional regulator — translation MELRHIRYFLAVAEERHFTKAAAKVGIGQPPLSQQIKDLEAEIGTPLFHRVPHGAELTAAGEAFLQGVKEMPTLAERAIKAARRAARGETGSLRVGFTASAAFNAVVPSAIRAFRRAYADVELLLEEANTTRLVAGLQDGSFDVAFLRPGAAGSEAFQLRLLSEEPMMVALPIRHPVAAQQEVELATLKEDPFLLFPRVVGPTLYDSIINTCRAAGFEPIIGQFAPQIASVVNLVAAELGVSIVPASMSQLQVSGVTYRPIAGQAATARLALAYRRGETSAVVRNFIAQAAA, via the coding sequence ATGGAGCTGCGTCACATCCGCTATTTCCTGGCGGTCGCGGAGGAGAGGCACTTCACGAAGGCCGCGGCTAAGGTTGGGATCGGGCAGCCGCCACTGAGCCAGCAAATCAAGGATCTGGAGGCGGAGATCGGAACGCCGCTGTTTCACCGCGTCCCCCATGGCGCAGAGCTTACGGCAGCGGGCGAGGCTTTCCTGCAAGGCGTGAAGGAAATGCCGACGCTCGCTGAACGGGCGATCAAGGCTGCACGACGGGCAGCGCGCGGCGAGACGGGATCGCTTCGCGTCGGTTTCACGGCGTCGGCTGCGTTCAACGCGGTCGTGCCGTCGGCCATCCGGGCCTTCCGGCGCGCTTACGCCGACGTCGAGCTTTTGTTGGAAGAGGCCAACACCACACGGCTCGTGGCCGGCCTGCAGGACGGGTCGTTCGATGTTGCGTTCCTGCGGCCCGGCGCCGCCGGGAGCGAAGCGTTCCAGCTCCGGCTTCTCTCGGAGGAGCCGATGATGGTGGCGCTCCCCATTAGGCACCCTGTCGCGGCACAGCAAGAAGTGGAGCTTGCGACCCTGAAGGAAGATCCGTTTCTGCTGTTTCCGCGCGTGGTCGGCCCCACGCTCTACGACAGCATCATCAACACCTGCCGGGCAGCCGGTTTCGAGCCGATCATCGGCCAGTTCGCGCCACAGATCGCGTCAGTCGTCAACCTCGTGGCCGCGGAACTCGGCGTGTCGATCGTACCGGCGTCGATGAGCCAACTGCAAGTTTCCGGCGTCACCTATCGACCGATCGCGGGACAAGCGGCGACAGCCCGGCTCGCTCTGGCGTATCGGCGAGGAGAGACGTCGGCAGTTGTGCGCAACTTCATCGCGCAAGCGGCGGCGTGA
- the ripC gene encoding itaconate degradation C-C-lyase RipC (Third step in itaconate degradation.) has protein sequence MADNTFTPTRSWLFTPATRPDRFAKASAVSADVIILDLEDAVAPNDKDRARATALDFLRSGKTDGVRRALRINGLDTRAGIADLNALLETGAAPDYLVLPKTESAGHLQILDRLLTAAGKDTRLIGLIESARGLAAVEAIAAATTRLTGLMLGAGDMAADLGSVTAWAPLAFARGRLIAACALVGVTPIDAPFFELHDDAGLKQEVAAAVALGFAAKAAIHPAQIAAINAALTPSAEAVDKARAILAENAKGVGTVEGQMIDEAIARKARRTLAAAGLEA, from the coding sequence ATGGCCGACAATACATTCACCCCCACTCGAAGCTGGTTGTTCACCCCAGCAACCCGTCCGGATCGCTTCGCAAAAGCTTCCGCAGTCAGTGCCGATGTTATCATCCTCGACCTTGAGGATGCCGTCGCTCCCAACGACAAGGATAGGGCGCGCGCCACGGCCCTTGATTTTCTGCGGTCGGGCAAGACGGACGGCGTGCGCCGTGCGCTGCGCATCAATGGGCTCGATACCCGCGCCGGCATTGCCGACCTCAATGCGCTGCTCGAAACCGGTGCCGCGCCCGACTACCTGGTGCTGCCCAAGACCGAGAGCGCCGGCCATCTTCAAATCCTCGACCGCCTGCTGACCGCAGCGGGCAAGGACACCCGGCTCATCGGCCTGATCGAGAGCGCGCGCGGCCTCGCCGCGGTGGAGGCGATCGCGGCCGCGACGACGCGGCTCACGGGCCTGATGCTGGGCGCCGGCGACATGGCCGCCGACCTCGGGTCGGTCACGGCATGGGCGCCGCTCGCCTTCGCACGCGGCCGGCTGATCGCGGCCTGTGCTCTGGTGGGCGTAACGCCGATCGACGCGCCGTTCTTCGAGCTGCACGACGACGCCGGCCTGAAGCAGGAGGTCGCCGCCGCGGTGGCGCTCGGCTTCGCGGCCAAGGCTGCCATCCATCCCGCGCAGATAGCGGCGATCAACGCGGCGCTGACGCCAAGCGCCGAGGCGGTCGACAAGGCCCGCGCCATCCTCGCGGAGAACGCCAAGGGCGTCGGTACCGTCGAGGGCCAGATGATCGATGAGGCGATCGCCCGCAAGGCGCGCCGCACGCTTGCCGCGGCTGGGCTCGAAGCCTGA
- the ripB gene encoding (R)-specific enoyl-CoA hydratase RipB/Ich (Second step in itaconate degradation.): MENILAAYKTVGERRYRETSGLYWEDFEPGDVFEHRPGRTVLDVDNTYFTLLTLNIQQVHFDAAYAAKTEWKKMLVDSTFTLALLTGMSVRTVSAKVVANLGWDKVKATNPVFAGDTLYAESTVLHKRESKSRPTQGIVTVSTRGINQDGVEVMSFERTMLVHRRGHSPEEAANY, translated from the coding sequence ATGGAAAACATTCTGGCCGCCTACAAAACCGTCGGCGAACGCCGCTACCGCGAAACCTCAGGCCTCTACTGGGAAGATTTCGAGCCCGGCGATGTGTTCGAGCATCGCCCCGGCCGCACCGTACTCGATGTCGACAACACCTATTTCACCCTGCTGACCCTCAATATCCAGCAGGTGCACTTCGACGCGGCCTACGCGGCCAAGACGGAGTGGAAGAAGATGCTGGTCGACTCGACCTTCACCCTCGCGCTGCTCACCGGAATGAGCGTGCGCACGGTGAGTGCCAAGGTCGTCGCCAATCTCGGCTGGGACAAGGTCAAGGCCACCAATCCCGTTTTCGCCGGTGATACGCTCTATGCCGAGAGCACCGTACTTCACAAGCGCGAGTCCAAGAGCCGTCCGACTCAGGGGATCGTCACCGTCTCCACCCGCGGCATCAACCAGGACGGCGTCGAGGTGATGAGCTTCGAGCGCACCATGCTCGTCCATCGCCGCGGCCACTCGCCCGAAGAAGCCGCCAACTACTGA
- a CDS encoding acetyl-CoA hydrolase/transferase family protein translates to MDVDSFYQSKLTTPDQAVASIPAGSKLSMGMAMAEPPALLKALADRAEAGGIQDLKVYYFESNRIAGDTILRYELNDRISPYCMFISGVERALIKRGMQDGGRKLINYVPNNFHQTPRLLIDEIGIDTFICTVSLMDRHGYFSFGTGNDYSTKVARAAKRLIVEVNENMPRVNGAGAELHVSEVDAIVANNVPLLELPVRAPTREDEVIGRTIAGLVPNGACLQMGVGALPNLVCAELKGRNDLGIHTEALNPGLVDLIRAGVVTNRRKAIDRGKTVFTFAMGQKAMYDFLNDNPAVESAPVDYVNDPHIIAQNDNVISINATIQIDLTGACNSEHMLGHQYSASGGQLDFVRGAFASKGGKSIIAARSTAAKGKVSRIVARLDGPVTTPRIDSHHIVTEFGAVNLKGLSSTERALRLIELAHPEFHDGLREAAKQQHLI, encoded by the coding sequence ATGGATGTCGACTCGTTTTACCAATCGAAATTGACCACGCCCGACCAGGCCGTGGCATCCATTCCCGCCGGGTCCAAGCTTTCCATGGGCATGGCGATGGCGGAGCCGCCGGCACTGCTGAAGGCGCTGGCGGATCGCGCCGAGGCCGGCGGGATCCAGGACCTGAAGGTCTACTATTTCGAGTCCAATCGCATCGCTGGGGACACCATTCTTCGCTACGAACTGAACGACCGCATAAGCCCCTATTGCATGTTCATTTCGGGCGTCGAACGGGCGCTGATCAAGCGCGGCATGCAGGATGGCGGGCGGAAACTGATCAACTACGTGCCCAACAACTTCCACCAGACGCCCCGGCTGCTGATCGACGAGATTGGCATCGACACGTTCATCTGCACGGTCTCGCTGATGGACCGGCACGGCTATTTCAGCTTCGGCACCGGCAACGACTATTCGACCAAGGTCGCGCGCGCGGCCAAGCGCCTGATCGTCGAGGTCAACGAGAACATGCCGCGGGTCAATGGCGCCGGCGCCGAGCTGCACGTGTCGGAGGTCGACGCGATCGTCGCGAACAACGTCCCGCTTCTTGAACTGCCGGTCCGCGCACCGACGCGCGAGGACGAGGTGATCGGCCGCACGATCGCCGGCCTCGTGCCCAACGGCGCCTGCCTGCAGATGGGCGTCGGTGCTCTGCCTAACCTCGTCTGCGCCGAGCTTAAGGGCCGCAACGACCTCGGCATCCACACCGAAGCGTTGAACCCCGGGCTGGTCGACCTCATCCGCGCCGGCGTGGTCACCAATCGCCGCAAGGCGATCGACCGCGGCAAGACCGTCTTCACCTTCGCCATGGGGCAGAAGGCGATGTACGACTTCCTCAACGACAATCCGGCGGTCGAGAGCGCGCCGGTCGATTATGTCAACGATCCGCACATCATCGCGCAGAACGACAACGTCATCTCGATCAATGCGACGATCCAGATCGACCTGACCGGCGCTTGCAACTCCGAGCACATGCTCGGCCACCAATATAGCGCGTCGGGCGGCCAGCTCGACTTCGTGCGCGGCGCCTTCGCGTCAAAGGGCGGCAAATCGATCATTGCAGCACGCTCGACAGCGGCGAAAGGGAAGGTCTCGCGCATCGTCGCCCGGCTCGACGGGCCGGTCACCACGCCGCGTATCGACAGCCATCACATCGTTACCGAGTTCGGAGCGGTGAACCTCAAGGGCCTGTCCTCGACCGAGCGCGCGCTCAGGCTGATCGAGCTCGCCCATCCCGAATTCCACGACGGACTGAGGGAAGCCGCCAAACAGCAGCATCTGATCTAA
- a CDS encoding MmgE/PrpD family protein produces MSTQNKDHPSLLVREGDATSGLSRRHFIGATAVAVGGLLTGGGAALADERAAKEAPAAAKPSGLEKRTQVEALASYAARARFDDLSVASRKQLPIHILDCLGCCIAALGAGPIQACREQVSEFGGAGPCTLIGGGKANPIYAAFWNTALVRYVDFMDNFLAQSETCHTADNFGVALTIADYVGASGRDLMLGVALGYTVQSRFVDHANFMTRGFDHTTQLAFSHNAAGGRLLGLSEKQIAHAIAMAAVSDASFAVVRAKPLSQWKGLASAQSALGAMNTLFLARRGVEGPLQVIEGPFGIDHLLGITIDIDWDNQGYEGVVESTIKKYNAVIHSQSAIYCMVELAKKHQIDPTKVASIEAEVFQLCYDFAGGGLYGTDKVIRTKEEADHSLSYLLSVALIDGDVTPAQFTPERIARADVQTLLKKETTRPSAAYTALYPRKMPAKVTVRLQDGSVIEHEVQDYPGLASRPFTWEESVAKFDTLVAGRIDQGLCREIKEAVQSLETIQARDLTNLLGRSS; encoded by the coding sequence ATGAGCACGCAGAATAAAGATCATCCATCCCTTCTTGTACGGGAGGGCGATGCGACGTCGGGCCTGTCGAGGCGTCATTTCATTGGAGCGACCGCCGTCGCGGTCGGCGGGCTGCTCACCGGCGGCGGCGCCGCGCTGGCAGACGAGCGAGCCGCCAAGGAGGCGCCTGCCGCGGCCAAGCCGAGCGGGCTGGAGAAACGGACGCAGGTCGAGGCCCTCGCCAGCTATGCTGCCCGCGCCAGATTCGACGATCTCTCGGTGGCGTCGCGCAAGCAGCTGCCCATCCATATCCTCGACTGCCTCGGGTGCTGCATCGCAGCCCTCGGAGCGGGCCCCATTCAGGCCTGTCGCGAGCAGGTCTCGGAATTCGGCGGCGCCGGCCCCTGCACGCTGATCGGCGGTGGCAAGGCGAACCCAATCTACGCCGCGTTCTGGAACACCGCGCTCGTCCGTTACGTCGATTTCATGGACAACTTCCTGGCTCAATCCGAAACCTGCCACACGGCCGATAATTTCGGCGTGGCGCTCACCATCGCCGACTATGTCGGGGCGAGTGGCCGCGACCTGATGCTCGGCGTGGCGCTGGGCTACACGGTTCAGTCGCGCTTCGTCGATCACGCGAATTTCATGACCCGCGGGTTCGACCACACAACGCAACTGGCCTTCTCGCACAACGCCGCCGGCGGCCGGCTACTCGGCTTGAGCGAAAAGCAGATTGCCCACGCGATAGCGATGGCCGCGGTCAGCGATGCGTCCTTCGCCGTCGTGCGGGCCAAGCCGCTGTCGCAGTGGAAAGGCCTGGCCTCGGCGCAGTCGGCGCTCGGCGCGATGAACACGCTGTTTCTCGCGCGACGCGGCGTTGAGGGGCCACTGCAAGTGATCGAGGGCCCATTTGGCATCGACCATCTGTTGGGGATAACGATCGATATCGACTGGGACAATCAGGGTTACGAAGGCGTGGTGGAGAGCACCATCAAGAAATATAATGCCGTGATCCATTCGCAATCCGCCATCTACTGCATGGTCGAGCTCGCCAAGAAGCACCAGATCGATCCCACCAAGGTTGCATCGATCGAGGCGGAGGTGTTCCAGCTTTGCTACGACTTTGCCGGCGGCGGCCTCTACGGCACGGACAAGGTCATCCGAACCAAGGAGGAGGCCGATCACAGCCTGTCCTACTTGCTTTCGGTCGCGCTCATTGATGGCGACGTCACGCCGGCGCAATTCACGCCGGAGCGCATCGCCAGGGCCGACGTGCAGACGCTGTTGAAGAAAGAGACGACCCGGCCGAGCGCTGCATACACGGCCCTTTATCCCCGGAAGATGCCCGCCAAGGTCACTGTCCGGCTGCAGGACGGGAGCGTGATCGAGCACGAAGTCCAGGACTATCCAGGTCTCGCGTCCCGGCCCTTCACGTGGGAGGAATCCGTTGCAAAGTTCGACACGCTCGTGGCCGGCCGCATCGACCAAGGGCTCTGCCGGGAAATCAAGGAAGCTGTGCAGTCGCTCGAAACCATCCAAGCGAGGGACCTGACGAACCTGCTGGGTAGGTCCTCATGA
- a CDS encoding GNAT family N-acetyltransferase: MLQDIPSPSLRGASPSVLETERLTLRRPTLADVKAIARLANDRRIAENTRRMPHPYSQDHAIEFVRALASDHRGTVFLIENNYTPIGVVGVDWRQQGAPELGYWLGVEHWGQGFGTEAARAAIDFTFEEFEVEQLISGARVTNPSSRNILEKCGFQWSGVELHRFEALGSSTPVDCFRLSRGVWSSLKNWSRSTRRER; the protein is encoded by the coding sequence ATGTTGCAGGATATCCCTAGTCCCTCCTTGCGCGGGGCAAGTCCCAGCGTCCTCGAGACGGAACGGCTGACGTTGCGCAGGCCGACGCTCGCGGACGTAAAAGCGATCGCGCGCCTCGCAAACGACCGCCGGATCGCCGAGAACACCCGCCGCATGCCGCATCCCTATTCCCAGGACCATGCCATCGAGTTCGTGCGCGCTCTGGCGAGCGACCATCGCGGCACCGTGTTCCTGATCGAAAACAATTACACCCCGATCGGTGTCGTCGGCGTCGACTGGCGCCAGCAGGGCGCACCGGAACTCGGCTACTGGCTCGGCGTCGAGCATTGGGGCCAGGGTTTCGGTACCGAAGCGGCGCGCGCGGCAATCGATTTCACCTTCGAGGAATTCGAGGTCGAGCAGTTGATCTCCGGCGCGCGGGTCACCAACCCGTCGTCGCGCAACATCCTGGAAAAGTGCGGCTTCCAGTGGAGCGGCGTCGAGCTGCATCGCTTCGAGGCGCTGGGGTCGTCGACCCCGGTCGACTGCTTCCGCCTCTCGCGCGGCGTCTGGTCGTCGCTGAAAAACTGGAGCAGATCGACCCGCCGCGAGCGGTGA